A stretch of the Phaeodactylum tricornutum CCAP 1055/1 chromosome 15, whole genome shotgun sequence genome encodes the following:
- a CDS encoding predicted protein yields MALASTRITARRGVPSPRRITLGTILCGTFLVLAPGLIAFAIVLTRNAADTMSDSMTGQWTAWTPSLGTTPVVDATATTATTPTHAPRTHQPVTIAYAISLIKCGDFQSSTEGMMDAAIVLQHSVHQTSVRAGKSAYDYKMYAIVHRDALHCSQPLADVGYERVVRDTPVNVSDIRDSALRKGVHRAWCCGADEFVKLYAYTIPEALVVHVDVDFVMVQPMDDLFDAMLYGDSAAVQRIPRERPNDPWPTNPQAAMTRDWGQVMPGRKPGYQAGFLVVKPNQTVFEEIVNVILNDDYNPGYGRDCGWGSKGYGVFVGAMAMQGLLAYYYDIYQPNTWVELNQCRFNHMGMDVLYRSQPNFQARHAKRGMCRNDLDYCEDCQTTAMENIYNIHYTQCRKPWNCIGEGLSTNPDKSSIPEDSVILSHCMELQSVWHGHRRDLERALAARVGTEDNKRQKETASIVAGQAGDYKKEVFQGHCRGNGQTNYLALAGGQQQLLLRIPELYQ; encoded by the coding sequence ATGGCACTAGCGTCGACCCGGATTACGGCACGTCGGGGTGTCCCGTCTCCGCGACGAATTACACTCGGAACGATTCTCTGTGGAACCTTCTTGGTGCTCGCTCCGGGACTAATCGCCTTTGCCATTGTCCTCACACGGAATGCCGCCGATACAATGTCGGACTCCATGACGGGGCAGTGGACGGCCTGGACCCCATCCTTGGGAACTACGCCCGTGGTGGACGCCACTGCCACCACCGCCACTACTCCTACACACGCACCCCGCACCCACCAGCCCGTCACGATCGCGTACGCCATTTCTCTCATCAAATGCGGTGACTTTCAATCCTCCACGGAAGGGATGATGGATGCCGCCATTGTCCTACAGCATTCCGTACACCAAACCTCGGTGCGTGCGGGCAAGTCCGCGTACGATTATAAAATGTACGCCATTGTGCACCGGGACGCTCTGCACTGCAGTCAGCCCTTGGCGGACGTTGGCTACGAACGTGTCGTCCGCGATACACCCGTCAACGTCTCCGACATTCGTGATTCGGCGTTGCGCAAAGGTGTGCACCGTGCGTGGTGTTGCGGGGCGGACGAATTTGTTAAATTGTACGCCTACACTATACCGGAAGCTCTCGTTGTGCACGTCGACGTCGACTTTGTCATGGTCCAGCCCATGGACGATCTCTTTGATGCCATGCTGTACGGAGACTCAGCCGCCGTGCAACGGATTCCACGGGAGCGACCGAACGATCCGTGGCCGACCAACCCGCAAGCCGCCATGACGCGAGACTGGGGACAGGTCATGCCGGGACGAAAGCCTGGTTATCAGGCCGGGTTCTTGGTGGTGAAACCCAATCAAACAGTCTTTGAGGAAATTGTCAACGTTATTCTCAATGATGACTACAATCCCGGATACGGTCGCGACTGTGGTTGGGGCTCGAAAGGGTACGGTGTGTTTGTGGGTGCCATGGCAATGCAAGGACTATTGGCGTACTACTACGATATCTACCAACCCAACACGTGGGTGGAGCTCAACCAGTGTCGGTTCAATCACATGGGTATGGATGTTCTCTACCGAAGCCAACCCAACTTTCAAGCTCGACACGCCAAACGCGGAATGTGTCGCAACGACCTCGACTACTGCGAAGACTGCCAAACTAcggcaatggaaaacatATACAATATCCACTACACGCAGTGCCGCAAACCGTGGAACTGCATCGGGGAAGGCCTCTCGACCAACCCGGACAAGTCAAGCATCCCGGAGGACTCGGTCATCCTATCGCATTGCATGGAACTGCAAAGTGTATGGCATGGTCACCGGCGCGATTTAGAACGAGCACTCGCTGCACGTGTCGGTACAGAGGACAACAAACGGCAAAAAGAAACAGCGTCTATAGTTGCCGGACAGGCCGGGGACTACAAAAAAGAAGTCTTTCAAGGACATTGTCGAGGGAACGGTCAAACGAATTATTTGGCGCTAGCGGGTGGCCAACAACAGCTCCTTCTGCGCATACCGGAACTATACCAATAG
- a CDS encoding predicted protein: protein MAQANTWSGGSFVIAEASIVGLDQRSGVALEVLVKRRGKEDVKEMVEFDLNAIPVPERKRYYGDLPPVPEDTERTVIDDVVRRMNRLCWIVGQPTVTGKLIQLAIQMGGAGVGNLRENMYLNQVPHNRYVRDYFYEQAALAVHDAVVLCSEGKCINRMLITSQFPEMNPSMDSYRIGTILEMVRTIGIKLAEENLRVRICVQGSMGVGIFTGMPKQLNGVSKIIQMMDWQSGEGELNEGMVGDYIRFGAVGPEHVLNEEKDKDDNVVQYQDDVFILIAPQSMVGTDSSIMPLLQGMVEAAGNRPVILMNPDLTDKVSAAGQQSVRGRQQRIDFAESFQTVYHFQNIYISGTSYFPILGAITKLHPKEPWLAHQRRDYADGEGEIYVPVLAGEVIPKGEEILDAFDR, encoded by the exons ATGGCTCAAGCGAACACTTGGAGCGGTGGCAGTTTTGTAATAGCGGAAGCTAGTATTGTCGGACTCGATCAACGCTCGGGGGTTGCACTCGAAGTGTTGGTGAAACGCCGCGGGAAAGAGGACGTAAAAGAAATGGTTGAATTCGACCTGAATGCAATTCCCGTACCAGAGAGGAAACGATACTACGGGGATTTACCACCGGTGCCAGAGGACACCGAACGGACCGTAATTGACGACGTTGTGCGGCGGATGAATCGTTTATGTTGGATTGTAGGCCAGCCCACTGTCACGGGGAAACTGATTCAGTTAGCCATTCAAATGGGTGGTGCTGGTGTTGGAAATCTGCGAGAGAACATGTATCTTAACCAAGTTCCACATAATCGCTACGTACGGGATTATTTCTACGAGCAAGCTGCATTGGCGGTTCATGATGCGGTGGTTTTGTGTTCCGAAGGAAAATGTATTAACCGAATGCTGATCACAAGTCAATTTCCGGAGATGAATCCGTCAATGGACTCCTATCGGATCGGAACGATTCTCGAAATGGTGCGCACGATTGGGATCAAGCTCGCGGAAGAGAACTTGCGCGTTCGCATTTGCGTACAGGGATCTATGGGAG TCGGTATCTTTACGGGAATGCCCAAGCAGCTAAATGGGGTATCAAAAATAATTCAAATGATGGACTGGCAAAGCGGCGAGGGCGAACTCAACGAAGGCATGGTTGGCGACTACATTCGTTTCGGTGCCGTTGGACCAGAACATGTGCtaaacgaagaaaaggacaaggATGACAACGTTGTACAATACCAAGACGACGTTTTTATCCTTATTGCACCACAGTCCATGGTCGGGACCGACAGTAGTATTATGCCATTGTTACAGGGTATGGTGGAGGCCGCCGGCAATCGTCCCGTCATTTTAATGAATCCTGATTTGACTGACAAGGTCAGTGCCGCCGGTCAACAAAGCGTTCGTGGGCGGCAGCAGCGTATCGATTTTGCCGAGAGTTTCCAAACCGTTTACCACTTCCAGAATATTTACATCTCGGGAACGTCATACTTTCCCATTTTGGGGGCGATTACGAAACTTCACCCAAAAGAACCCTGGCTGGCCCATCAGCGCCGCGACTATGCGGACGGAGAAGGAGAAATTTACGTCCCGGTTTTGGCTGGCGAAGTCATTCCCAAGGGCGAAGAGATTCTCGACGCCTTTGACCGATAA
- a CDS encoding predicted protein, which translates to MTGSSDKQDPPVRTATASNTAQSKSTSNKSSIAKRSTTNQTLPPSHHTHRHPPPPFHAYSYPPPYAPSLNMFSSPHGMGYPPPPHAPPHPSSLPPHVPYHATAPVTGTAAPSRSTVDSYHTHSHKRPVPAAALSSPTPKKRPYRRTKRPKGYCDKSTITTTTEYRNSNSLNVYDAVLAESDDLLAAASEAQQLGRLKMASAYLLLLHARLVGLGKRFDKAETLPATDTAPSSLGDDHVDAHPDDQSVTVPDTPASVALPPLATTAEPMSQPTTPRSVPTTARSETSASTSRIPRPPTHPTPPHPLPSLQPALTSSTPSNPTLATPKTAAARQLASMLPNHIEMDQAMMEHLAKAAAELHAARSGRKRPDVIIAQSADVSEFLANTANQKGVANAATTIHGPLPSSSEATTTTNTGAASTGVAWSQKDVTALQTAVQDGKNPRQIASLTGRTEQQVKAYLRNQDAKARAAADLELPVADTTAPKKKGGRGRKPATTAMNTVPHASCDARSLLMGHLLETQKDNAIAQTPPSPSASTSAPAPIAPQPPMMQPFYGPFSGMYTPYGFMPSPHRPPQPKKSSSRTGSDVAPPILDKSEQ; encoded by the coding sequence ATGACTGGGAGTAGTGACAAGCAAGATCCACCCGTCCGGACTGCAACGGCGAGCAACACGGCCCAGTCCAAGTCTACGAGCAACAAGAGTTCCATAGCGAAACGATCTACGACGAACCAGACTCTTCCACCATCGCATCATACACATCGTCATCCTCCTCCGCCGTTCCATGCCTATTCCTATCCTCCTCCGTACGCGCCGTCGCTGAATATGTTTTCGTCTCCGCACGGTATGGGGtacccaccaccaccgcacGCTCCACCGCACCCTTCTTCCTTGCCTCCGCACGTTCCGTACCACGCCACGGCACCAGTGACCGGCACCGCCGCTCCCAGTCGCAGCACGGTCGATTCGTACCACACGCACTCTCACAAACGACCCGTGCCTGCTGCCGCACTCTCCTCACCGACACCCAAAAAGCGTCCCTACCGGCGCACCAAACGTCCCAAAGGATACTGCGACAAGTCCACCATCACCACTACCACGGAATATCGGAATTCCAACTCGTTGAACGTCTACGATGCGGTGCTGGCCGAATCCGACGATCTCTTGGCGGCCGCTTCGGAAGCCCAGCAACTCGGGAGATTGAAAATGGCCTCGGCCTACTTGCTGCTCCTGCACGCACGTCTCGTGGGATTGGGCAAGCGATTCGACAAAGCCGAAACTCTTCCCGCAACCGATACCGCACCCTCTTCTCTCGGAGACGACCACGTCGATGCGCACCCCGACGATCAATCAGTCACGGTGCCAGATACACCCGCCAGTGTAGCCTTGCCGCCGCTCGCAACCACGGCGGAACCGATGTCCCAACCGACAACGCCCCGGTCCGTTCCGACGACCGCTCGGTCGGAAACGTCGGCTTCTACGTCGCGTATCCCGCGACCACCAACGCACCCTACTCCTCCTCATCCACTACCGTCATTACAACCAGCGCTCACCTCCTCGACACCATCCAACCCCACCTTGGCGACACCCAAAACTGCCGCTGCCCGACAACTGGCTTCCATGCTACCCAATCACATTGAAATGGATCAGGCAATGATGGAACATTTGGCCAAGGCCGCAGCCGAGCTGCACGCCGCACGGTCCGGTCGCAAACGACCAGACGTGATCATTGCTCAAAGTGCCGATGTTTCCGAGTTTCTCGCCAACACGGCCAACCAAAAGGGTGTCGCCAATGCCGCCACTACCATCCACGGACCGTTGCCCTCTTCCAGTGAGGCTACTACCACGACCAATACTGGCGCTGCTTCCACCGGCGTGGCGTGGAGTCAGAAGGATGTGACCGCTTTGCAAACGGCGGTGCAAGACGGCAAGAATCCGAGGCAGATTGCTTCGTTGACGGGTCGTACCGAACAACAAGTCAAGGCCTACTTGCGTAACCAAGACGCCAAAGCCCGGGCGGCTGCGGATCTGGAGTTGCCCGTGGCCGACACTACCGCACCCAAGAAAAAAGGCGGCCGCGGTCGCAAACCTGCCACGACCGCCATGAATACCGTCCCACACGCGTCTTGCGATGCGCGCTCGTTGTTAATGGGGCATCTTTTGGAGACACAAAAAGACAACGCCATCGCACAAACGCCGCCTTCTCCATCCGCCAGCACGTCAGCTCCCGCACCAATCGCACCGCAACCACCAATGATGCAACCGTTTTACGGTCCCTTTTCGGGCATGTATACACCCTACGGCTTCATGCCCTCACCGCACCGGCCGCCGCAGCCAAAAAAGTCTTCGTCACGTACCGGCTCGGACGTCGCTCCCCCCATCCTGGACAAGTCGGAACAGTGA
- a CDS encoding predicted protein: MPPLTAPTKTDNNLQNTSDHSLELLLQFDNETAVVLNDKHSLGGECLMAYNDKENTEKNKALRNLPAKISRASNDSKSPSKPPILDASNNLETKWTPCGQQRDSIAFWKNPSFLVQSVGHHKSVQRGFCSTLSSLHGKMTYLNSPPKKAATTIIKSRRKRGVYTSQSRPLSASGGTQSFQILVKPGQVFGLIEGIASYSDPKNYVRAVVDGDIKALPRTGRVSELIGAVKPGHWTVSRRSVFRRLEPLDWEGQRVRLRHDFFLDDSSVKGTAELIGEVVNPSINCLLCLLDHQGIVAPHNIQNICAGSLTLAAFDGFVSWSDSCNRGGDVSRDILSRTVNNAFDGMESAPINHALVPVPLFETFAEAKSLASTQSGCMMIGGFDLSCKAYKLHVLRDKNTGHTVAVDIVFHVKLPHWSLKCLPDKRIVQKQSMYIPTLTQARLKQHNDELLLGSSEDPVKRLWGYKKRKWNDVMNGEITAAKEQRKTQHPNKDRTQRSSAWTSLDAAEVPTIKAVYKDRVALHKQHPSTEVLVIDRKDHFVSKAIFLNSIFTLTSTGNGLEEPASWTESLEPKTLFYDNTCDSAVVVFDKSVIGATVTVDDPFKEKDCFGIEKKCKECLGNIIGTLRPHFPSLHDVFYGVNNQEFVCELNTEDMTVLDSAITHDDTNVAFHDLLFGYAQQDENAEPLGLLDESLSTSAVWDFVNAAVTLIVLLPLLLWTFEVLQKVSIHSLDQSVVYAEVSRAEGS; the protein is encoded by the exons ATGCCACCGTTGACGGCACCAACAAAGACAGACAACAACCTACAAAACACTTCCGACCATAGCTTGGAGCTTTTGCTGCAATTTGACAATGAAACCGCCGTCGTGCTCAACGACAAACACAGCTTGGGAGGTGAATGCTTGATGGCATACAATGACAAGGAGAATACGGAGAAGAACAAAGCTCTCCGAAACTTGCCTGCAAAAATTTCAAGAG CATCAAATGACAGCAAAAGCCCAAGTAAGCCCCCAATTCTTGATGCTAGCAATAATTTGGAAACAAAATGGACGCCATGCGGACAACAGCGTGATTCTATtgccttttggaagaatccatcTTTTCTTGTTCAGAGTGTAGGCCATCACAAGTCCGTCCAACGCGGTTTTTGTTCCACCCTTTCTTCCTTGCATGGCAAGATGACTTACCTGAATTCCCCACCAAAAAAGGCAGCAACTACTATAATCAAGAGCCGGCGCAAACGGGGTGTATACACTTCCCAAAGCCGACCATTAAGCGCCTCAGGTGGCACGCAATCTTTTCAGATTCTGGTAAAACCAGGCCAAGTTTTTGGCTTGATTGAAGGCATTGCCTCGTATTCAGATCCAAAGAACTATGTGCGTGCCGTGGTTGATGGAGATATCAAAGCATTACCCAGAACGGGGCGTGTTTCGGAGCTTATTGGAGCTGTCAAACCTGGCCACTGGACGGTTTCCCGGCGTTCAGTTTTTCGACGTTTGGAGCCTTTGGATTGGGAGGGCCAGCGTGTGCGCTTGCGCCATGACTTTTTCTTGGATGACTCCTCCGTAAAAGGCACCGCTGAATTGATTGGGGAAGTTGTCAATCCCTCAATTAATTGTCTCTTGTGCTTGCTTGATCATCAAGGAATAGTGGCTCCTCACAATATTCAAAACATATGTGCTGGTTCATTGACGTTAGCAGCCTTTGACGGGTTTGTTTCTTGGTCAGACTCTTGCAATCGTGGTGGAGATGTGTCGCGAGACATATTGAGCCGCACTGTTAACAATGCTTTTGATGGAATGGAAAGTGCTCCTATCAATCATGCTTTAGTTCCTGTGCCTCTCTTCGAAACGTTTGCAGAGGCCAAATCTTTAGCAAGCACTCAGTCAGGATGTATGATGATTGGAGGCTTTGACTTATCATGTAAAGCCTACAAACTTCATGTCTTACGTGACAAGAACACCGGCCATACTGTGGCTGTGGACA TAGTCTTTCATGTAAAGTTGCCTCACTGGAGTTTGAAGTGTTTGCCGGACAAAAGGATTgtccaaaagcaaagcatGTACATTCCAACTTTAACACAGGCTCGTCTCAAACAACACAACGATGAATTGTTGTTGGGGTCATCGGAGGATCCTGTCAAGCGTCTCTGGGGGTACAAAAAGCGCAAGTGGAATGATGTAATGAATGGCGAAATAACCGCTGCTAAAGAGCAGAGAAAGACCCAAC ATCCAAACAAGGATCGTACTCAGAGAAGTAGTGCATGGACTTCCCTTGATGCAGCGGAAGTGCCCACAATCAAAGCGGTCTACAAAGATAGAGTCGCTTTGCACAAGCAACATCCTTCAACGGAAGTACTCGTGATTGATAGGAAGGACCACTTTGTCTCTAAGGCAATTTTCCTCAACTCCATTTTCACACTCACATCTACCGGAAATGGACTGGAAGAGCCCGCATCCTGGACTGAGTCACTCGAACCCAAAACGCTATTTTATGACAATACATGCGATTCAGCAGTTGTcgtttttgacaaaagcgTCATAGGAGCAACTGTTACTGTTGACGATCCCTTCAAGGAAAAAGACTGCTTTGGAATCGAGAAGAAATGTAAAGAATGCCTGGGCAACATCATTGGTACCTTACGGCCACATTTTCCCTCATTACATGACGTTTTTTATGGAGTGAACAACCAAGAGTTTGTTTGCGAGCTAAATACGGAAGATATGACCGTTCTGGATTCAGCGATCACTCACGATGATACAAATGTTGCTTTTCACGATCTACTCTTTGGGTATGCTCAACAAGACGAAAACGCAGAACCTCTGGGACTGCTTGATGAATCACTTTCAACCAGTGCAGTTTGGGACTTTGTAAATGCAGCTGTGACATTGATTGTACTCCTTCCTCTCCTTCTGTGGACCTTTGAAGTGCTGCAGAAGGTGTCAATACACTCACTAGACCAATCAGTAGTGTATGCTGAAGTTTCTCGAGCTGAAGGAAGCTAA
- a CDS encoding predicted protein has product MEGDGVSPSTAGLVVSHHDNGSESDDVVPTQADPEHDISVEIEGDEKKKIGRTTSVTASSPCATRDNVGDDVLRGPDLNESKTSLDSKLYRQILLPNGLRAVLIQDTIAMHQNSRYELGGSDEEEDDNDIDDATADQATPASTRLHHSRHGRSATESDDDSDVDDNDDDDTGLRDAAASILVGVGSMYDPVTCQGLAHFLEHLLFMGSEKYPGENEYESFVAKHGGTDNAWTEWEYTTYTVSIPQEYLWEAMDRLAQFFVAPLLLESAVDRELNSIESEFQLNKNSDSCRWQQLLCATSRPDHPMAKFSWGNLRSLREIPQALGVDPLVELRRFYNQYYYAANMRVCVIGAYTLDEMEQRVQSMFAKVPALPRTPGPLALPLKPETGLCSWQAEYHSPLREVGCPLAEHALQKIFRIVPVKDKHALSITWPFPGQMDQWRTKPGDFLAHLLGHEASGSLLSYFRSQSWATSCMAGVGEEGSERASSHALFNMSFALSKEGLEHWRDMVAAVYEYIGMLRFKSEHGWPEWIFDELRSIHEVSYRYGDEASPEDIVEAMTESMAPHYRLPPERLLDGPHLLFGFDAAAISSLLDCMTPQNARIDLTSSSFGRPADFGVVIAEDSTDTLVTDLQIADEMELFDASVAGPPQIEPMFGTFFWCSDVPSDWIVDWCSLARPQEPTLRIGLPPRNPFVPEKFNLKPLPSDDARHPLLNSSLKLCIAVGKSKQWFPATVVQYNEKKNALLLSYEDEDEQWHVLDRHIETFPPDQITPDFEGTMDEKKVKYRIVALAQPGMGPLRKFADDSDFAAENGTAFPPIPPALPPSRLPKQICNSNLLKMWYLQDRSFHRPIAELRLEIICGKANSSPLHKACAELLVELCVDNCLEMTYLASVCELGSLLVATDVGFYLRFHGFDNKLSDLFERCIIVFLSFRQEVDTLPSGIDGSRFRACLEVLRRRYRNQDMSASHLAGNLRLRALRPSIWSANKKLHSIKDLCVPLFAKTVSEVLADFATECLLHGGKGLPRKKYPAQSMIRIPSVDKPVSLIAPSKDPGEPNTAVEVYVQVNKDNLHERVLIDLLVHIIDEPIYDQIRTKDQFEYDVHCDIRWSYGIMGIVFKIVTNVKSASAAVERIDKFLSDFRVDLETMSAAEFLEHLVGLSTQKLDMFNSLSEQCDHYWCEIRDGRFEWEAYRDEAICLRSVQKGELLKAFDKWLNPASRRNVIAIQVIGTGEGDVSIGRPSLESDKVDDYLDAVSSDFHILCKAQTWGRVNSKLF; this is encoded by the exons ATGGAAGGCGACGGTGTGTCTCCTTCGACAGCAGGTTTGGTCGTTTCCCACCACGACAACGGAAGCGAGAGTGACGACGTAGTGCCAACGCAGGCCGATCCCGAACACGACATATCCGTAGAGATCGAAggcgacgaaaagaagaagattGGCAGGACCACGTCGGTGACAGCGTCGTCACCTTGCGCAACTCGAGACAATGTGGGGGACGACGTTTTGAGGGGACCCGATTTAAACGAATCCAAGACGTCTTTGGATTCCAAGTTATATCGCCAAATTCTACTACCTAATGGCTTGCGTGCAGTCTTGATCCAAGATACCATCGCCATGCATCAAAACTCCCGTTACGAGTTGGGCGGGTCGGatgaggaggaggacgacaacgacattgACGATGCAACTGCCGATCAAGCTACACCTGCCTCCACCCGCTTGCACCATTCGCGCCACGGAAGGAGCGCCACGGAATCCGACGACGATAGTGACGTTGACGAtaatgatgacgacgatacggGTTTGCGTGACGCCGCCGCATCCATTCTCGTCGGTGTTGGGTCCATGTACGATCCTGTCACCTGCCAAGGTCTCGCTCATTTTCTCGAACATTTACTCTTCATGGGATCCGAAAAATATCCCGGAGAAAACGAATACGAATCCTTTGTCGCGAAACACGGTGGAACAGACAACGCTTGGACAGAATGGGAGTATACCACGTATACGGTTTCGATTCCGCAAGAATACCTTTGGGAAGCCATGGATCGCTTGGCGCAGTTCTTTGTGGCACCACTCTTGTTAGAATCAGCCGTCGATCGGGAATTGAATTCTATTGAATCCGAGTTTCAACTCAACAAAAATTCCGACTCGTGTCGGTGGCAACAGCTCTTGTGCGCCACGTCTCGTCCCGATCATCCCATGGCCAAGTTCAGCTGGGGCAATCTGCGCTCTTTGAGGGAGATCCCCCAAGCGCTCGGCGTCGACCCACTCGTTGAATTGCGACGTTTTTACAATCAATATTACTACGCTGCCAATATGAGGGTTTGCGTTATTGGAGCGTACACGCTAGACGAAATGGAACAACGCGTACAATCTATGTTTGCGAAAGTGCCAGCTTTGCCTCGCACGCCCGGGCCCCTAGCGCTACCGCTCAAGCCAGAAACAGGATTATGTTCCTGGCAAGCCGAATATCATAGTCCCTTGCGAGAGGTCGGTTGCCCTTTGGCGGAGCATGCTTTACAGAAGATTTTTCGGATCGTTCCCGTCAAAGACAAACACGCGCTGTCCATTACTTGGCCCTTTCCAGGACAAATGGATCAGTGGCGAACCAAGCCGGGCGACTTCTTGGCGCATTTATTGGGACACGAAGCAAGTGGTTCGCTGCTCTCATACTTTCGATCCCAGTCTTGGGCGACTAGTTGCATGGCTGGTGTGGGCGAAGAAGGTAGTGAAAGAGCGAGCAGCCACGCCTTATTCAATATGTCCTTCGCGCTCTCGAAAGAAGGCCTGGAGCATTGGAGAGACATGGTTGCTGCTGTTTACGAGTACATAGGTATGTTGCGTTTCAAGTCCGAGCATGGTTGGCCGGAATGGATTTTCGATGAGTTGCGCAGCATTCACGAAGTATCTTATCGCTATGGTGACGAGGCCTCACCGGAAGATATTGTTGAAGCCATGACGGAAAGCATGGCGCCACACTACCGATTGCCACCTGAGCGTTTGCTGGATGGTCCACATCTACTGTTTGGATTTGACGCGGCGGCAATTTCTTCCCTGTTGGATTGCATGACTCCTCAAAATGCACGTATCGATTTGACGTCATCGTCGTTTGGACGGCCAGCAGATTTCGGTGTTGTGATTGCGGAAGATTCCACCGACACTCTTGTTACGGATCTTCAGATCGCCGATGAGATGGAGCTATTCGATGCGTCGGTAGCTGGTCCGCCTCAAATTGAGCCCATGTTTGGTACATTTTTTTGGTGTTCTGATGTTCCCTCTGACTGGATTGTGGATTGGTGCTCGTTGGCGCGACCGCAAGAGCCTACTTTGCGCATTGGTTTGCCGCCACGCAATCCGTTTGTTCCAGAAAAGTTTAATCTCAAACCCTTGCCTTCCGATGATGCTCGACATCCTTTGCTGAACTCTTCATTAAAGCTTTGTATTGCTGTTGGCAAATCGAAGCAATGGTTCCCGGCGACAGTTGTTCAGTAcaatgaaaagaagaatgctTTGCTACTGTCttacgaagacgaagatgaacAATGGCATGTCTTGGATCGACATATTGAGACGTTTCCTCCTGATCAGATTACTCCCGACTTTGAAGGAACAATGGACGAGAAGAAGGTCAAGTATCGCATCGTGGCGCTCGCACAGCCAGGCATGGGTCCGTTGCGAAAATTTGCCGACGACAGTGATTTTGCCGCCGAGAATGGCACAGCCTTCCCCCCCATTCCACCGGCGTTACCACCTTCTAGACTACCCAAACAGATATGCAACTCGAACTTGCTCAAAATGTGGTATCTGCAAGATCGAAGCTTCCATCGACCTATTGCTGAGCTACGTCTAGAAATTATTTGCGGAAAAGCGAATAGTTCGCCGCTGCACAAGGCTTGTGCCGAATTGCTGGTCGAGCTCTGCGTTGACAATTGCCTGGAAATGACTTATTTGGCTAGTGTCTGTGAACTGGGCTCGTTATTGGTCGCGACTGATGTGGGTTTCTATTTACGCTTCCATGGGTTTGACAACAAGCTTTCGGATCTGTTCGAAAGGTGCATAATTGTTTTCCTGAGTTTTCGGCAGGAAGTGGATACCTTGCCGTCCGGTATTGACGGATCAAGATTTAGGGCTTGCTTGGAAGTTCTTCGTCGAAGATATCGCAACCAGGACATGTCCGCTTCACACCTTGCCGGAAACTTGCGACTCCGTGCTTTGCGACCGAGCATCTGGTCGGCGAACAAAAAATTGCATTCAATCAAAGACCTTTGTGTTCCTTTATTCGCAAAAACGGTTTCAGAAGTCTTGGCCGATTTTGCCACTGAATGTCTCCTCCACG GTGGCAAGGGTCTTCCACGTAAAAAGTATCCAGCCCAGTCGATGATCCGCATTCCGTCGGTTGACAAACCAGTTTCCCTTATTGCCCCTTCAAAGGATCCTGGGGAACCAAACACGGCAGTGGAAGTCTATGTACAGGTGAACAAGGACAATCTGCACGAACGTGTTTTGATTGATCTTCTTGTACACATAATTGATGAGCCGATTTACGACCAG ATCCGGACGAAAGACCAATTTGAATATGATGTACACTGTGATATTAGATGGTCGTACGGTATTATGGGAATTGTATTCAAAATTGTAACAAACGTGAAGAGTGCATCTGCAGCTGTCGAACGCATTGACAAGTTCTTGTCGGACTTCCGTGTAGATCTTGAGACAATGTCGGCAGCCGAATTCTTGGAGCACCTGGTGGGGCTTTCAACTCAAAAGCTGGACATGTTCAACTCTCTGTCCGAACAATGCGATCACTACTGGTGTGAAATTAGGGACGGGCGATTTGAGTGGGAAGCATATCGGGACGAAGCAATTTGCCTTCGAAGCGTGCAGAAAGGCGAACTTCTCAAAGCTTTCGACAAATGGTTGAACCCAGCTAGCCGTCGCAATGTTATTGCAATTCAAGTGATCGGGACCGGAGAGGGCGATGTGTCAATCGGTCGGCCTTCTCTCGAAAGTGACAAAGTCGATGATTACTTGGACGCAGTGTCATCAGACTTTCACATTCTCTGCAAAGCGCAAACGTGGGGCCGAGTGAACTCGAAGCTCTTTTGA